In Nitrosophilus alvini, the following are encoded in one genomic region:
- a CDS encoding (2Fe-2S) ferredoxin domain-containing protein: protein MVMPQPAFYIFKCEQSAPPGFPKPSCVNANDPESQQLFQHMAQRLMEKGIIATVQPVRTGCLNRCNYGPVMLVEPGHFMYVGLTKEKIDRIIDEHIIGGKPVEEYLIPKEAWGEPVSVTDMINMGGGAG from the coding sequence ATGGTAATGCCACAGCCGGCCTTTTATATATTCAAATGCGAACAGTCAGCACCTCCTGGTTTTCCTAAACCCAGTTGCGTAAATGCGAATGATCCTGAAAGTCAACAACTTTTTCAGCATATGGCGCAGAGACTTATGGAAAAAGGTATTATTGCAACAGTGCAGCCTGTAAGAACAGGGTGTCTTAACAGATGTAACTACGGGCCTGTTATGCTTGTTGAACCGGGGCATTTTATGTATGTCGGATTGACTAAGGAAAAAATTGATAGAATTATAGATGAACATATCATAGGCGGTAAACCCGTAGAAGAGTATCTTATACCGAAAGAGGCATGGGGTGAGCCGGTCTCAGTTACAGATATGATAAATATGGGCGGCGGAGCTGGATAA
- the panD gene encoding aspartate 1-decarboxylase, with product MQIEMLFSKIHRATVTDANLNYVGSITIDEELLEAARLRVGQKVEILNINNGERFTTYVIKGERGKRDICLNGAAARKVHPGDKIIIVAYALYDEKDLENYEPTVVLVNEKNDIDEILNYM from the coding sequence ATGCAGATCGAAATGCTTTTTAGCAAAATTCATCGGGCAACGGTAACGGATGCGAATCTGAACTACGTAGGTTCCATTACTATCGATGAAGAGCTTCTTGAAGCGGCAAGACTAAGAGTCGGGCAGAAGGTAGAGATACTCAACATCAATAACGGTGAGAGATTTACCACATATGTGATAAAAGGCGAAAGAGGAAAAAGGGATATCTGCTTAAACGGCGCAGCCGCAAGAAAAGTCCATCCCGGTGACAAAATCATTATTGTCGCATATGCTCTTTATGATGAAAAAGATCTGGAAAATTACGAACCCACCGTTGTATTGGTAAATGAAAAAAATGATATCGATGAGATATTGAACTATATGTAG
- the tuf gene encoding elongation factor Tu yields MAKEKFVKTKPHVNIGTIGHVDHGKTTLTAAITAVLAEKGFAEKRDYDQIDNAPEERERGITIATSHVEYETEKRHYAHVDCPGHADYVKNMITGAAQMDGAILVVSAADGPMPQTREHILLARQVGVPYIVVFLNKEDMVDDPELLELVEMEVRELLNEYDFPGDDVPVVAGSALKALEEVKEGKLGPWSEKIIALMDAVDEYIPTPERDIDKPFLMPIEDVFSISGRGTVVTGRIERGVVSVGDEVEIVGIRPTQKTTVTGVEMFRKELDKGEAGDNVGVLLRGTKKEDVERGMVLCQPGSITPHRKFEAEIYVLTKEEGGRHTPFFSGYRPQFYVRTTDVTGSVTLPEGTEMVMPGDNVKITAELIAPIALEEGTRFAIREGGRTVGAGVVTKIIE; encoded by the coding sequence ATGGCTAAAGAAAAGTTTGTTAAAACCAAGCCGCACGTTAACATAGGTACTATCGGTCACGTTGACCATGGTAAAACTACTTTGACAGCAGCAATTACTGCTGTTTTGGCTGAAAAAGGTTTCGCTGAGAAGAGAGATTATGATCAGATAGACAATGCACCTGAAGAGAGAGAAAGAGGTATTACTATTGCTACTTCTCACGTAGAGTATGAAACTGAAAAAAGACACTATGCGCACGTTGACTGCCCGGGTCACGCTGACTACGTTAAAAACATGATTACCGGTGCTGCGCAAATGGATGGAGCTATATTGGTTGTTTCTGCTGCTGACGGCCCAATGCCACAAACAAGAGAGCACATCCTTCTTGCAAGACAGGTCGGTGTTCCTTATATCGTAGTATTTTTGAACAAAGAAGATATGGTCGATGACCCTGAGCTTCTTGAGCTTGTTGAGATGGAAGTTAGAGAGCTTCTAAATGAGTATGATTTCCCTGGTGATGACGTTCCTGTTGTTGCAGGTTCTGCTCTTAAAGCTCTTGAAGAGGTAAAAGAAGGAAAACTTGGACCTTGGTCTGAAAAGATAATCGCTCTTATGGATGCGGTAGATGAGTATATCCCGACTCCTGAGAGAGATATAGACAAGCCTTTCTTGATGCCTATCGAAGACGTATTCTCTATTTCAGGTAGGGGTACTGTTGTTACAGGTAGAATCGAAAGAGGCGTTGTAAGCGTTGGTGACGAAGTAGAAATCGTTGGTATCAGACCAACTCAGAAAACTACTGTTACCGGTGTTGAAATGTTTAGAAAAGAGCTTGACAAAGGTGAAGCCGGAGATAACGTAGGTGTACTTCTAAGAGGTACAAAAAAAGAAGATGTTGAAAGAGGTATGGTTCTTTGCCAGCCTGGTTCAATTACGCCTCATAGAAAATTCGAAGCTGAAATTTATGTTCTTACAAAAGAGGAAGGCGGAAGACATACACCTTTCTTCAGCGGATATAGACCGCAGTTCTATGTTAGAACAACTGACGTAACTGGTAGCGTAACATTGCCTGAAGGCACAGAAATGGTTATGCCTGGAGATAATGTAAAAATTACTGCTGAGCTGATTGCTCCTATCGCGCTTGAAGAAGGAACGAGATTTGCTATCAGAGAGGGCGGTAGAACTGTCGGCGCTGGTGTCGTTACAAAAATAATAGAGTAA
- the secE gene encoding preprotein translocase subunit SecE, whose protein sequence is MDKFLEYFHHSKLELQKVIFPTKDQVKNAYIAVFIVVLIVSLFLALIDATMSFTLSHIM, encoded by the coding sequence ATGGACAAATTTTTAGAATATTTTCACCATTCGAAATTAGAGTTGCAAAAAGTCATTTTTCCCACAAAAGATCAGGTAAAAAATGCATATATTGCTGTTTTTATAGTTGTATTGATTGTATCGCTCTTTCTGGCCTTGATAGATGCAACAATGTCATTTACTCTTTCACACATAATGTAA
- a CDS encoding YbaB/EbfC family nucleoid-associated protein, with protein sequence MFDKLNLGELGKVFEDIQEKAKKLQEESENRIFTAKSGGGLVKVSINGKGEVVDIEIDDSLLEDKESLQILLISAVNDALKMVEDEKKRVAMSLMGDVNPFGQK encoded by the coding sequence ATGTTTGACAAGCTCAATCTTGGCGAATTGGGAAAAGTTTTCGAAGATATTCAGGAAAAAGCGAAAAAGCTTCAGGAAGAGAGCGAAAATAGGATATTTACCGCAAAAAGCGGCGGCGGCCTGGTAAAGGTAAGCATAAACGGAAAAGGAGAAGTTGTAGATATCGAAATAGACGATTCGCTTCTTGAAGATAAAGAGTCTTTGCAAATTCTTCTAATCAGTGCAGTAAATGATGCTTTGAAAATGGTGGAAGATGAAAAAAAGAGAGTAGCAATGAGCCTTATGGGCGATGTAAATCCTTTCGGACAAAAATGA
- the rplJ gene encoding 50S ribosomal protein L10: protein MNREQKAQVIDYLQNEFANSNTIIICDYKGLKHRELEELRDAAREKEAKVRVVKNTLASIALKGANIEGIELKDTNLAVWGDDPISVSKVVFDYAKEHKDNFKIKSAYIDGEVTGVEKVESFANLPSREELLGMLLSVWTAPVRNFAIGLDALRKKKEEEGAA from the coding sequence GTGAACAGAGAACAAAAGGCCCAGGTTATAGATTACCTGCAAAATGAGTTCGCCAACTCAAATACGATAATCATTTGTGATTATAAAGGTCTTAAACACAGAGAGTTGGAAGAGCTCAGAGATGCTGCCAGAGAAAAAGAGGCCAAAGTAAGAGTCGTTAAAAATACCTTGGCTTCAATAGCGCTTAAGGGCGCCAATATCGAAGGCATAGAGCTAAAAGACACCAACTTGGCCGTTTGGGGTGATGATCCCATTTCAGTTTCAAAAGTTGTTTTTGATTATGCAAAAGAGCATAAAGACAATTTCAAAATCAAAAGCGCTTACATTGACGGCGAAGTTACAGGTGTTGAAAAAGTTGAGTCTTTTGCGAATCTTCCAAGTCGCGAAGAGCTTCTTGGTATGCTTCTTTCTGTCTGGACAGCACCGGTCAGAAATTTTGCAATCGGCTTAGATGCGCTTAGAAAGAAAAAAGAAGAAGAAGGTGCTGCTTAA
- a CDS encoding UDP-N-acetylmuramoyl-L-alanyl-D-glutamate--2,6-diaminopimelate ligase, protein MRIKLDRLDRYITDNSKEIEKGDLFLKTWQNAAFSEEAKKAGADIVTPAQIYENLEIDRLKIIGITGTNGKTTTAAAIYSILLDLGYKTALQGTRGFFINDAKAEEKSLTTPPILQNLYNMNRALEEGCEFFVMEVSSHAIAQKRVESIDFTLKILTNITQDHLDFHKSLENYIYTKNSFFADESLKLINKDEEKAKFNIKNAMTYGVENPATFQVMAYTMKEGLGAVIRFGSEIADFHSQITGLFNLYNLTAAIAAAKIVTNKELKEICETVENFGGVSGRMEVVCGEPLVIVDFAHTPDGMQKVFEAFPGKDIAVVFGAGGDRDRGKRPKMGAVANRYAKKIYLTSDNPRNEKPEKIIEEIYVGINDKEKVKILPDRKEAIKRAVKELKKEEILLILGKGDEEYQIVGDRKIPFDDRRVIREIFMHQDKNGF, encoded by the coding sequence ATGAGAATTAAACTAGACAGACTCGACCGCTATATTACGGATAATAGTAAAGAGATAGAAAAAGGCGATCTTTTTTTAAAAACATGGCAAAATGCAGCTTTTAGCGAAGAAGCAAAAAAAGCGGGAGCTGATATTGTAACTCCAGCCCAAATTTATGAGAATCTGGAAATCGACAGGCTCAAAATTATAGGAATTACCGGCACCAACGGAAAGACTACTACCGCTGCGGCGATCTATTCCATCCTTCTGGACCTTGGGTACAAAACTGCTCTTCAAGGAACAAGAGGTTTTTTCATCAATGACGCAAAAGCGGAAGAGAAATCCTTGACTACTCCGCCAATACTTCAAAATCTCTACAATATGAACAGAGCTTTGGAAGAAGGGTGCGAGTTTTTTGTTATGGAAGTGAGTTCTCATGCAATAGCACAGAAAAGAGTAGAGAGTATAGACTTTACTCTTAAAATATTGACCAACATTACCCAGGATCATCTCGATTTTCATAAATCTCTGGAAAACTACATATATACGAAAAACAGCTTTTTTGCGGATGAGTCTTTGAAACTGATAAACAAAGATGAAGAGAAGGCAAAATTTAATATAAAAAATGCGATGACATACGGAGTAGAGAATCCCGCAACTTTCCAGGTTATGGCTTATACAATGAAAGAGGGTCTTGGCGCTGTTATTAGATTTGGCAGCGAGATAGCCGATTTTCATTCGCAGATAACCGGCCTTTTCAATCTGTATAATCTTACAGCTGCAATAGCCGCAGCAAAAATCGTTACAAATAAAGAGCTGAAAGAGATATGCGAGACTGTTGAAAACTTCGGGGGAGTCAGCGGCAGAATGGAAGTTGTCTGCGGCGAGCCTCTTGTTATTGTAGATTTTGCCCATACGCCTGATGGGATGCAAAAGGTTTTTGAAGCGTTTCCGGGAAAAGATATAGCTGTTGTTTTTGGTGCAGGCGGCGACAGAGACAGGGGAAAAAGGCCGAAAATGGGAGCGGTTGCTAACAGATATGCAAAAAAAATATATTTGACTAGTGATAATCCACGAAACGAAAAACCGGAAAAGATTATAGAAGAGATATATGTGGGCATAAATGATAAAGAAAAAGTCAAGATTTTACCTGATAGAAAAGAAGCGATAAAAAGGGCAGTAAAAGAGTTGAAAAAAGAGGAGATACTGCTGATTCTCGGCAAGGGAGACGAAGAGTATCAGATAGTGGGAGATAGGAAAATCCCTTTTGACGACAGGAGAGTGATAAGAGAGATTTTTATGCACCAAGATAAAAACGGTTTTTAA
- the rpmG gene encoding 50S ribosomal protein L33 has translation MREIIHLACEKCGRRNYHTTKNKKTHTEKFQIKKYCKFCKEHTLHKEAKL, from the coding sequence ATGAGAGAGATTATACATCTTGCTTGTGAGAAGTGTGGAAGAAGAAATTACCATACGACAAAAAACAAGAAAACACATACGGAAAAATTTCAGATTAAAAAATATTGCAAATTCTGCAAAGAGCATACTTTACATAAAGAAGCAAAACTGTAA
- the rplA gene encoding 50S ribosomal protein L1, with the protein MAKKLSKRYKQLLEKIDSDKKYSVDEAAQKIKELQSAKFDETVELALRLGVDPRHADQMIRGSVVLPHGTGKKVRVAVFAKGVKADEAKEAGADIVGAEDLVEKIQNGEIDFDIAIATPDMMGLVGKIGRILGPKGLMPNPKTGTVTMDVAKAVQNAKSGQVNFRVDKKGNIHVGIGKASFPAEHIAENLREFVRTINKLKPASAKGRYIRHAALSLTMSPSLELDTNELMDLK; encoded by the coding sequence ATGGCAAAGAAACTAAGTAAAAGATATAAACAACTGTTGGAAAAAATAGATTCTGACAAAAAATATTCTGTAGATGAGGCTGCTCAGAAAATAAAAGAGCTACAATCTGCGAAATTTGACGAAACTGTTGAGTTGGCACTAAGGCTTGGTGTTGATCCAAGACATGCCGATCAGATGATAAGAGGCTCAGTAGTTCTTCCTCACGGAACAGGTAAAAAAGTAAGAGTGGCAGTGTTTGCCAAGGGCGTAAAAGCAGATGAAGCAAAAGAGGCCGGTGCAGATATCGTAGGCGCTGAAGATTTAGTAGAAAAGATTCAAAACGGCGAAATCGATTTTGATATTGCTATTGCCACACCTGATATGATGGGTCTTGTGGGTAAAATAGGTAGAATCTTGGGTCCAAAAGGGCTTATGCCAAACCCTAAAACCGGAACAGTAACTATGGATGTTGCAAAAGCCGTTCAAAATGCTAAAAGTGGACAGGTTAATTTCAGGGTTGACAAAAAAGGTAATATTCATGTCGGAATCGGCAAAGCGAGCTTTCCGGCAGAACACATTGCTGAAAACTTAAGAGAGTTTGTAAGAACAATAAACAAACTTAAACCTGCTTCTGCAAAAGGAAGATATATAAGACATGCAGCTCTATCTTTGACGATGAGTCCCTCTTTAGAGCTTGATACAAATGAACTTATGGATTTGAAATAG
- the rplQ gene encoding 50S ribosomal protein L17 — protein MRHKHGYRKLGRTSSHRKALLKNMAIALIMNEKIETTVAKAKTLRSYIEKLITKAKAGDFNAHREVYAYLQDKAATKKLVEELAPRYNERNGGYTRIVRTRIRRGDAAPMAFIELV, from the coding sequence ATGAGACATAAACACGGATACAGAAAACTTGGAAGAACAAGTTCTCATAGAAAAGCGCTTCTTAAAAATATGGCGATAGCACTTATTATGAATGAAAAGATTGAAACAACTGTTGCCAAAGCAAAAACACTCAGAAGTTATATTGAAAAACTTATTACAAAAGCAAAAGCAGGTGATTTTAATGCACACAGAGAAGTGTACGCATATCTTCAGGACAAAGCTGCTACAAAAAAACTGGTAGAAGAGTTGGCACCAAGATATAATGAGAGAAACGGCGGATACACTAGAATAGTTAGAACTAGAATAAGAAGAGGTGATGCTGCTCCTATGGCTTTCATAGAGCTTGTATAG
- a CDS encoding YaaA family protein gives MKILFSPSESKSCKSQFSAYDKNSFFLPDLFDKRVYLLNLYRKYVNKASSEELQKLFGLKKESDIQKYTKDIATLPTAKAVERYNGIAYEYLDYSSLDKASQRYLDNNLIIFSNLFGPILAKDKIPRYKLKQGSKIGNTAPEAYYKKNFSKTLEEYLKNEPILDLRAGFYEKFYALNQPYITMKFLKNGKTVSHWAKAYRGIVLREVAKNRIETQRDLLALHIEGLVVKEIIETKNCMKIIYSIS, from the coding sequence ATGAAAATCCTTTTTTCGCCAAGTGAAAGCAAAAGCTGTAAATCCCAATTTTCTGCTTATGACAAAAATTCATTTTTTCTTCCCGACCTTTTTGATAAAAGAGTTTATCTTTTAAATCTCTACAGGAAGTATGTAAATAAGGCTTCTTCGGAAGAGTTACAAAAGCTGTTTGGTCTTAAAAAGGAGTCTGACATACAAAAATATACAAAAGATATTGCAACTCTTCCTACAGCAAAAGCCGTCGAAAGATATAATGGTATAGCGTATGAGTATCTTGACTACAGCTCTTTGGATAAAGCTAGCCAAAGATATCTGGATAACAACCTCATCATATTTTCCAATCTCTTCGGCCCGATACTGGCTAAAGACAAAATCCCTCGGTACAAACTTAAGCAAGGTTCCAAAATAGGCAATACTGCACCGGAAGCATATTACAAAAAAAATTTTTCAAAAACGCTAGAAGAGTATTTAAAAAATGAACCTATTTTGGATCTTAGAGCAGGCTTTTACGAAAAATTCTATGCTCTCAATCAGCCCTACATTACTATGAAATTTTTAAAAAACGGTAAAACCGTAAGCCACTGGGCAAAGGCGTATCGCGGAATTGTGCTTAGAGAAGTGGCTAAAAACAGGATAGAGACACAAAGGGATCTATTGGCACTTCATATAGAAGGTCTTGTGGTCAAAGAAATTATTGAAACAAAAAATTGCATGAAAATAATATATTCAATATCATAG
- a CDS encoding polyprenyl synthetase family protein, whose amino-acid sequence MNRLNEQFEKYLLDNLPKSKSFHPHFEKALQQMLVAGGKRFRPLLVLSVTDALQPLLLRNALPVAYAIELLHTYSLIHDDLPVFDNADLRRGMPTLHKTYDEVTAILVGDALNTHAFFLLADAPLPADTKVEIVKELAREGGIEGMIIGQAIDCWFEKKKLALDELKFLHIHKTAKLIAASLKIGAIICNEKEIAKKLYDFGIDLGLLFQIQDDLIDALQDDTKAGKTTSNDENKNSFVNLLGIDGAMKSADELVEKLETGLEAFDTKLKNNLKKILNNYLYRHKNL is encoded by the coding sequence ATGAACCGGCTAAACGAACAGTTTGAAAAGTATCTCCTGGATAATTTACCAAAATCCAAAAGTTTTCATCCCCATTTTGAAAAAGCGCTTCAGCAGATGCTTGTTGCCGGCGGAAAGAGATTCAGGCCCCTTCTTGTTTTAAGTGTCACTGATGCCTTGCAACCCCTTCTTCTTAGAAATGCTTTGCCGGTAGCCTATGCTATAGAGCTTCTTCACACATATTCACTTATACATGACGACTTGCCTGTTTTTGACAATGCGGATCTCAGGCGCGGCATGCCTACACTGCATAAAACATATGATGAAGTTACAGCGATACTTGTAGGCGATGCTTTGAATACGCACGCTTTTTTTCTTTTGGCAGACGCCCCTTTGCCTGCCGATACAAAAGTTGAAATTGTTAAAGAACTGGCGAGAGAGGGCGGAATAGAGGGGATGATCATAGGGCAGGCGATAGACTGCTGGTTTGAAAAAAAGAAACTTGCTCTGGATGAACTTAAGTTTCTGCATATCCACAAAACGGCAAAGCTCATAGCCGCAAGTCTTAAAATCGGTGCTATTATATGTAACGAGAAAGAGATTGCAAAAAAATTGTATGATTTCGGTATAGATTTGGGATTGCTCTTTCAGATCCAGGACGACCTTATAGATGCGCTTCAGGATGATACCAAGGCCGGAAAAACCACTTCCAACGATGAAAACAAAAACAGTTTTGTAAATCTGCTGGGTATTGACGGTGCGATGAAAAGTGCTGATGAGCTTGTTGAAAAACTGGAAACCGGACTCGAAGCTTTTGATACAAAGCTAAAAAACAATCTGAAAAAAATTCTGAATAATTATCTTTACAGACATAAAAATTTATAA
- the nusG gene encoding transcription termination/antitermination protein NusG, whose protein sequence is MAHKWYAIQTYAGSEQAVKRAIENLVKELGIQERLKDIIVPTEDVIEVKNGKKKITQRCLYPGYVFANIDLDTDLWHKIQSLPKVSRFIGESKKPTPLSEEDVKVILEKAEHKGAPKPKISFEPGEIVRIIEGPFANFTGVVEEYDLEHGKLKLNVSIFGRSTPVEILYSQVEKII, encoded by the coding sequence ATGGCACACAAATGGTATGCGATTCAGACATATGCCGGCAGTGAGCAGGCAGTCAAAAGGGCAATAGAAAATCTTGTCAAAGAGCTAGGAATTCAAGAGAGGCTAAAAGATATTATAGTTCCTACTGAAGATGTAATTGAGGTTAAAAACGGCAAGAAGAAGATTACGCAAAGATGTCTGTATCCCGGATATGTTTTTGCAAATATCGATCTTGATACTGACCTTTGGCATAAAATTCAATCGTTGCCGAAAGTGTCAAGATTCATAGGCGAATCAAAAAAACCTACCCCCCTATCTGAGGAGGACGTAAAAGTTATCCTTGAAAAAGCGGAACACAAAGGTGCGCCAAAACCGAAGATTTCGTTTGAACCGGGCGAAATCGTCAGAATCATAGAAGGTCCTTTCGCAAACTTTACCGGTGTTGTGGAAGAGTATGATCTTGAACACGGAAAGCTTAAACTGAATGTTTCTATTTTTGGAAGAAGCACCCCTGTAGAAATTCTCTACTCACAGGTAGAAAAAATTATATAA
- the tkt gene encoding transketolase, with translation MDKDMMKKMADTIRFLALDMIQEANSGHPGAPLGLADIATVLSSHVRINPKNPKWLNRDRIVFSGGHATGLIYSLLYLWGYDISMEDLKNFRQYGSNTPGHPEFGHTPGVEITTGPLGQGVANAVGMAIAAKYMSNLLNTANAKLIDHHVYCLCGDGDLEEGVSYEACALAGRHELDNLIMIYDSNHITIEGDTSIAWNENVRLRFEAQNWDVIEIDGHNYEDIDAALAWAKNRKKPVLIIANTIIAKGSCHFEGDPHSHGAPLGVEEIECSKEKAGFPRDKKFYVPEDVLARFRCMVEKGEMYEKEWKKLLLELPFKEQNEMLEKLENPDFDSIEWPEFEEGSMVATRDSNGKILNAIAKALPGFLGGSADLAPSNKTYLHNMGDFPNGKNLHFGIREHAMGAISNGIAAYGLLMPFNATFFVFSDYQKPAVRIAALSKLKNFFVWTHDSIGVGEDGPTHQPIEHLSQFRALPQFYVFRPADASENVECWKSALKLENPCAFVLSRQKLKTLKKSRDFGEPAKGGYVIKRREKATVTLVATGSEVMLALQAGCHLEERGIMANVVSMPCMELFLDQPKDYRDEVIDPNTKTLAIEAASGLEWYRFADDVLCIENRFGASGKADVIFKEYGFTIENIIKRVENLINT, from the coding sequence ATGGACAAAGATATGATGAAAAAGATGGCCGATACTATCAGATTTTTGGCATTGGATATGATACAGGAGGCGAATAGCGGACATCCTGGTGCCCCGCTTGGGCTCGCCGATATAGCAACGGTTTTGAGTTCACATGTGAGAATCAATCCAAAAAATCCTAAATGGCTTAACCGCGACCGTATAGTTTTCTCAGGAGGCCATGCCACGGGGCTAATATACTCTTTGCTCTATTTATGGGGTTATGATATATCTATGGAGGATCTGAAAAACTTCAGACAGTACGGCTCAAATACGCCTGGACATCCGGAATTTGGGCATACTCCGGGAGTTGAAATCACAACCGGCCCGCTGGGACAGGGCGTGGCAAATGCTGTTGGAATGGCAATAGCCGCCAAATATATGTCAAATCTTCTAAATACCGCAAATGCAAAACTTATAGACCATCATGTATATTGTCTGTGTGGAGATGGAGATCTGGAAGAGGGAGTCAGCTATGAAGCATGTGCCCTGGCCGGACGCCATGAACTTGACAATCTCATAATGATATACGACAGCAACCATATAACGATAGAAGGCGATACTTCCATAGCGTGGAATGAAAACGTAAGGCTTAGATTTGAAGCCCAGAACTGGGACGTTATAGAGATAGACGGACACAATTACGAAGATATTGATGCCGCTTTGGCCTGGGCCAAAAACAGAAAAAAACCGGTGCTCATCATAGCAAATACGATAATTGCAAAAGGAAGCTGCCATTTCGAGGGAGACCCCCATTCTCACGGTGCGCCACTGGGAGTTGAAGAGATAGAGTGTTCAAAAGAAAAAGCCGGATTCCCCAGGGATAAAAAATTCTATGTACCCGAGGATGTGCTTGCAAGATTCAGATGTATGGTTGAAAAAGGCGAAATGTATGAAAAGGAGTGGAAGAAACTTCTTTTGGAACTTCCTTTCAAAGAGCAAAACGAGATGCTCGAAAAACTTGAAAATCCCGATTTTGACTCTATCGAGTGGCCGGAGTTTGAAGAAGGCAGCATGGTTGCCACCAGAGACAGCAACGGCAAAATACTGAATGCCATAGCAAAAGCACTTCCGGGATTTTTAGGAGGAAGTGCTGATCTTGCACCTTCAAATAAAACATATCTGCACAATATGGGTGATTTCCCGAACGGGAAAAATTTACATTTCGGAATTAGAGAGCACGCTATGGGCGCAATATCCAACGGCATTGCAGCATACGGACTGTTGATGCCGTTTAATGCGACATTTTTTGTATTCAGCGACTATCAGAAGCCGGCTGTCAGAATTGCCGCGCTTTCGAAACTCAAAAACTTTTTTGTCTGGACGCACGATAGCATAGGAGTGGGAGAAGATGGACCTACGCATCAGCCGATAGAGCATCTGAGCCAATTCAGAGCCCTTCCGCAGTTTTATGTTTTTAGGCCGGCTGATGCCAGTGAAAACGTAGAGTGCTGGAAGAGTGCCCTGAAACTAGAAAACCCTTGCGCTTTTGTTTTGAGCAGACAGAAGCTGAAAACTTTGAAAAAATCACGAGATTTCGGTGAGCCTGCAAAAGGCGGATATGTTATAAAAAGAAGAGAGAAAGCCACTGTAACTCTTGTTGCTACCGGAAGCGAAGTTATGCTTGCTCTACAGGCAGGATGCCATCTCGAAGAGAGAGGCATTATGGCAAATGTGGTTAGTATGCCCTGTATGGAGCTCTTTTTGGATCAGCCAAAAGATTATAGAGATGAGGTAATAGACCCAAATACAAAAACTTTGGCCATAGAGGCAGCAAGTGGACTGGAATGGTATAGATTTGCAGATGATGTACTCTGTATAGAAAACAGATTCGGTGCAAGCGGTAAAGCGGATGTTATATTTAAAGAATACGGATTTACAATAGAAAATATTATAAAAAGAGTCGAAAATCTGATAAATACCTAA
- the rplK gene encoding 50S ribosomal protein L11, protein MAKKVVGEIKLQIPAGKANPSPPVGPALGQRGVNIMEFCKAFNEKTKDMMGFNIPVIITVYADRSFTFITKQPPASDLIKKAAGIQKGSDNPLKNKVGKITTAQLEDIAKMKMPDLNTKDIEAAKKIIAGSARSMGVEIVD, encoded by the coding sequence ATGGCTAAAAAAGTTGTTGGTGAAATAAAGCTGCAAATTCCAGCCGGAAAAGCAAACCCCTCCCCTCCTGTTGGACCTGCATTGGGACAAAGAGGCGTAAACATAATGGAGTTCTGTAAAGCGTTTAATGAAAAAACAAAAGATATGATGGGATTTAATATTCCTGTTATCATTACTGTTTATGCTGACAGAAGCTTCACATTTATTACAAAACAGCCTCCTGCGAGTGACCTTATCAAAAAGGCGGCAGGCATTCAAAAAGGTAGTGACAACCCTTTGAAAAACAAAGTCGGAAAAATAACTACTGCTCAGCTTGAAGATATTGCAAAAATGAAAATGCCGGATCTAAATACAAAAGATATTGAAGCTGCAAAAAAAATCATTGCAGGTAGCGCAAGAAGCATGGGCGTTGAAATAGTAGATTAA
- a CDS encoding NifU family protein, with amino-acid sequence MMPFSDEDLKPAVENVIEKIRPMLALDGGDIKLLGIKNGKVFVQLQGACIGCSASGNTIKYGVEKQLRVDIHPEIEVINVPIGMEDRWEEMA; translated from the coding sequence ATGATGCCATTCAGCGATGAAGACCTAAAGCCTGCGGTCGAAAACGTAATTGAAAAGATAAGACCCATGCTTGCGCTTGATGGAGGAGATATCAAACTCCTTGGCATAAAAAACGGAAAAGTTTTTGTTCAGCTGCAGGGAGCCTGTATAGGTTGCAGTGCAAGCGGAAATACTATAAAATACGGGGTCGAAAAACAGCTCAGAGTAGATATACATCCTGAAATAGAAGTGATCAATGTTCCTATAGGAATGGAAGACAGATGGGAAGAGATGGCATAA